AAGCCCTTTCTcataaaaccaattttaaaacAACAATGCACCAGCAACAGCAGCAACACCAGCGGCAGCAGACATCTTCATGACGCCAGCGCCACTGTGTTCGGGTGCATCAGCAGCAGGTGCATCAGCTGGTCCATCAGCAACCGGGGAATCCGCGTCGGGAGAGTCAGCCACGGGTGCTGGGGGAGATGAAAGCTCAGGGGCAGGGACATCAGCTTCTTCATCATCAGACGGAGCCTCAGCCGATGGTGCTGGTGCAGATGCCTCGGGGGCAGGGGCCGATGATTTGGAGGGGGCAGAGGACGGCGAATGAGATGTCCTGGGAGATGCAGCTGGTGAGCTGGTGGGGGCTTTGCTTGCGGAAACCATGCCACTGATGGCAAGGATGACAAGGGCTAGAACAACCAATTGACGAGCCATTTTTGATGATTAGGAGTGTTTGTACTTCTTGATAAATTGTTAATTTATGAAGAAGTACAAATGCAAATCTCGGACAATAAGAAAATGGTGTTGGGGATAATGGAGTTTATATACATGAGGAAGTTGCGAGAATTTAGCATGCTTGCATGGACAAGGTTGGCTATACAGCTAAATTTGATTGTCTTGGCTTCAAACCGGCTTGTTCGGCGTTCGAGAGGTTGAGAATCAACGTTTATTTTTGGAGTGATCATATGCATACATTTTGTTTTACAAAAACGAAAGGTGAAAAATAGTGAACGTTGTTCGATTGACCCGATTAGGGTAATAAATTAAACTAACCCAATAAGTTCGATTTTAAAAAAATGAACCCCTtaactaaaaaaattattttcaacccAAACCTACCTTTTAAATATTGGGTCGGGTTGGATATGTTTGGTTTGAATTAAAactcaaataaaattatttaaatatttctttagagtcaaaatttcaaataaatttaACCGAAAGTTGAAGTAAACTAGTAGTATCTCATAATTTTAACGGAAAATAAATATTATTGGATACTATACGTATCATGTACTCTGCATTTTAAAGTAAATAACTTATAGTGTTTTATCcgtaaaataataatattattttgaatatattaattaatacaataaatatataaattaaaatttcaaataatacTATAATTATAAAATTGGGTTGGGTAGGGTTAGTAAGTGTCTAAATTTTTTAAACCTTGACTCAACCCATTATATTCGGGTTGACAAAAAATTAAGCCAATTAAATTTCGTGT
The sequence above is drawn from the Apium graveolens cultivar Ventura chromosome 2, ASM990537v1, whole genome shotgun sequence genome and encodes:
- the LOC141708199 gene encoding uncharacterized protein LOC141708199 yields the protein MARQLVVLALVILAISGMVSASKAPTSSPAASPRTSHSPSSAPSKSSAPAPEASAPAPSAEAPSDDEEADVPAPELSSPPAPVADSPDADSPVADGPADAPAADAPEHSGAGVMKMSAAAGVAAVAGALLF